In Corylus avellana chromosome ca2, CavTom2PMs-1.0, the following proteins share a genomic window:
- the LOC132169774 gene encoding glutamate receptor 2.9-like, producing the protein MKIGAIIDVNSRIGKEEKIGMEIAVQNFNKTSKTHKLSLSIRQPHRVTFVADEMIREKKVKVIIGMHTWQEAALVVDMGNEAQVAVISFAAPAITPPLMQLRWPFLIQMAKNGSEEIQCIADIVQAYNWKRVVAIYEDEPYGGDSGKLELLSEALQNVGSEIEYRLVLPPFSFLSDPERVVQDELDKLLQIQSRVFIVLQSSLEMVTHLFREAKPMGLVGRDSAWIIAESITNLLDSVNDSVISSMEGALGIKTNYPQIDRHHHFYSQFRNNFRREYPEEDNSVPGIYALRAYDSIGIVINAIQKMGSPKMLLEKMLSSNFSGLSGKIRFEEGRLSETPMLRIVNVVGKRYKEIDYWQTEYGFLENASEIEKAKEQNGSSLSGPVIWPGNLQHRPPKGWEMPTNAKPLKIGVPGRTTFEKFVKVEYGETPSQNKYDGFCIQIFHEVLSLLEYHLPYELEPYNGTYDDLVHHVYNKSYDAVIGDITLLADRMQYVDFTVPFAESGLSMIVLAKPEGSAWMFMKPFTVGMWVATGGILIYTMLVVWSLERRCNPEFNGPWKNQISTALWFTFSSLFFAHREKIYNNLSRLVIVLWLFVVLVLTSSYTASLSSMLTVQRLQPHVTDVEWLKKNNLKVGCDGDSFVRTYLNNVLHFKTDNILNVTSEYNYTGEFASNNIYAAFLELPYEKVFLNKYCNGFIGTRPTTRFGGLGFVFQKGSPIARDFSKAILSLSENGKLKVLEEEWLTPMDECSTNITSNSTQTLSLQSFWVLYLISFVTSTICFLLSLNFSPINRQKHQHAYEGNIVAPDDGSVWKKAVRIVGYFHIKSPRPTPTLADASNINADTTDHVNDCSSETPEPVKSSPPAEIEML; encoded by the exons ATGAAGATAGGTGCCATCATTGATGTCAATTCCCGTATAGGCAAAGAGGAGAAAATCGGCATGGAAATTGCGGTTCAGAACTTCAACAAAACGTCCAAGACTCACAAGCTCTCCCTCTCTATCCGGCAGCCTCATAGAGTAACTTTTGTTG CTGACGAGATGATTAGAGAGAAGAAGGTGAAAGTGATTATCGGCATGCACACGTGGCAGGAAGCAGCTCTGGTAGTCGACATGGGAAATGAAGCTCAAGTTGCTGTTATTTCATTTGCAGCACCCGCCATTACCCCACCGCTGATGCAACTTCGTTGGCCTTTCTTAATACAAATGGCTAAAAATGGTTCTGAAGAAATACAATGCATCGCTGATATTGTTCAAGCGTACAATTGGAAAAGGGTCGTGGCGATTTATGAAGATGAACCCTACGGTGGTGATTCTGGAAAGTTGGAACTTTTATCCGAGGCTCTCCAAAATGTGGGTTCGGAGATTGAGTACCGTTTGGTTCTTCCAccgttttcttttctctctgatCCGGAAAGGGTTGTCCAAGATGAGCTTGATAAGCTACTGCAAATCCAATCTCGGGTTTTCATAGTTCTTCAGTCATCATTGGAGATGGTGACTCATTTGTTCAGAGAAGCTAAGCCGATGGGACTTGTAGGGAGGGACTCGGCATGGATAATTGCAGAAAGCATTACAAATTTGCTGGACTCTGTTAACGACTCTGTTATTTCCTCCATGGAAGGCGCGTTGGGAATCAAGACCAACTATCCTCAGATCGACAGGCATCATCATTTTTATTCCCAGTTCCGGAATAATTTCAGACGTGAATATCCGGAAGAAGATAATTCTGTGCCAGGAATTTATGCCCTGCGGGCATACGACAGCATTGGAATTGTTATAAATGCGATACAGAAAATGGGAAGTCCAAAGATGTTGTTAGAGAAGATGTTATCAAGCAATTTCTCTGGTTTAAGTGGAAAAATACGTTTCGAAGAAGGCCGGCTGTCGGAGACTCCGATGTTGAGGATCGTAAACGTGGTTGGGAAGAGATACAAAGAAATAGATTACTGGCAAACAGAGTATGGGTTTTTGGAAAACGCATCTGAAATAGAAAAAGCTAAAGAGCAAAATGGAAGTAGCTTGTCTGGTCCAGTGATTTGGCCCGGGAACTTACAACATCGTCCTCCGAAAGGTTGGGAAATGCCGACAAATGCAAAGCCACTGAAGATTGGAGTTCCGGGGAGAACAACGTTCGAGAAGTTTGTGAAGGTCGAGTATGGAGAGACACCGAGTCAGAACAAATATGATGGTTTTTGCATTCAAATTTTCCATGAGGTGCTAAGCCTTTTAGAGTATCACCTGCCTTACGAATTGGAGCCCTACAATGGCACTTACGACGACCTGGTTCATCACGTCTATAACAAG TCATATGATGCTGTGATCGGCGACATAACCTTACTAGCCGACCGAATGCAATACGTTGATTTTACAGTGCCGTTTGCGGAGTCGGGTTTGTCTATGATTGTTTTGGCGAAACCAGAAGGGTCGGCATGGATGTTTATGAAGCCCTTCACGGTGGGAATGTGGGTGGCGACTGGCGGCATCTTGATATACACAATGCTTGTGGTTTGGTCCCTGGAACGTCGATGCAATCCAGAGTTCAATGGCCCTTGGAAGAACCAGATTAGTACTGCACTTTGGTTCACcttctcctctctcttctttgcTCATA GGGAAAAAATATACAACAACCTGAGTCGTTTGGTGATTGTACTATGGCTCTTTGTGGTGTTGGTCCTGACATCAAGCTACACCGCTAGTCTGTCTTCAATGCTGACAGTTCAACGGCTCCAACCCCATGTAACCGATGTAGAGTGGCTAAAGAAGAACAACTTGAAAGTTGGTTGCGATGGTGATTCATTTGTAAGGACATACCTGAATaatgtgcttcacttcaagacAGACAACATCTTGAACGTCACCAGCGAATACAATTACACAGGAGAATTTGCAAGCAACAATATCTATGCTGCCTTTCTTGAACTCCCATATGAGAAAGTTTTCCTCAATAAGTACTGCAACGGCTTCATTGGCACCAGACCCACCACCAGATTTGGAGGATTGGGCTTT GTATTCCAGAAAGGGTCCCCAATAGCCAGGGATTTTTCGAAAGCTATTCTGAGTCTATCAGAGAATGGTAAGTTAAAGGTACTGGAAGAGGAATGGTTGACGCCCATGGACGAGTGTTCAACCAACATAACTTCCAACAGCACTCAAACCCTGAGCCTCCAAAGCTTTTGGGTGCTCTATCTGATATCCTTTGTCACTTCCACCATTTGTTTTCTACTATCACTAAATTTCTCACCAATAAATCGTCAGAAACATCAGCATGCATACGAAGGAAATATTGTAGCTCCAGATGATGGAAGTGTTTGGAAGAAGGCAGTTAGAATAGTTGGATACTTTCATATCAAAAGTCCAAGACCAACTCCAACTTTAGCGGACGCATCGAATATAAATGCAGACACAACAGATCATGTAAATGATTGTTCTTCTGAGACTCCGGAGCCTGTCAAGTCCTCCCCACCAGCTGAAATAGAAATGCTATGA